From a region of the Corallococcus coralloides DSM 2259 genome:
- a CDS encoding sensor histidine kinase, with protein MMHAPRYEQLAMRRAPPMGPPPPPFRFRRRLLAVMLLAGLIPLALLGVLAQGVLERVLSISIAPVEAVLDNVSEELTRRGLPPDALDEARLNLAQAELARRALVRRVPVFIAGVGAIAAVVLAVSAVLLGRVLTRPMATLLDGMRAYSRGDLSVRLPVPEPARDELQFLLGQFNRMGQELLDQREHLKAAQQIAAWQDVARALAHELKNPLTAMRLSLARLSPQDAGTLPDPTRLAEAVALLQEEVDLLMRMTQSFSTFARLPAPRFQDVALRPLLAEVCALYEGTSPVPVVLDPGEEVSLRADPDGLRRLFGNLVKNATEASPPDAPPVHVALHEAADGRVHVTVSDGGSGVPSVLEGPVLTRGLFSTKPGGSGLGLPIAQKIAHEHGGTLRLEPGPQGGTRAQVVLPSDASQVTA; from the coding sequence ATGATGCACGCCCCGCGATATGAACAGCTCGCCATGCGCCGTGCACCGCCAATGGGCCCTCCCCCGCCTCCGTTCCGCTTCCGCCGGCGACTGCTGGCGGTGATGCTGCTCGCGGGCCTCATCCCGCTGGCGTTGCTGGGTGTTCTCGCACAGGGCGTCCTGGAGCGTGTGCTCTCCATCTCCATCGCGCCCGTGGAGGCCGTACTCGACAACGTCTCCGAGGAGCTGACCCGCCGCGGGCTGCCTCCGGATGCGCTCGACGAGGCCCGGCTGAACCTGGCGCAGGCGGAGCTGGCTCGGCGGGCCCTGGTGCGCCGCGTGCCCGTGTTCATCGCCGGAGTGGGCGCTATCGCCGCCGTCGTGCTGGCCGTGTCCGCCGTGCTCCTGGGCCGCGTCCTCACGCGCCCCATGGCCACGCTCCTGGACGGCATGCGGGCCTACTCGCGCGGCGACCTGTCCGTCCGCCTCCCCGTCCCCGAGCCCGCTCGCGACGAGCTCCAGTTCCTCCTGGGCCAGTTCAACCGCATGGGCCAGGAGCTGCTGGATCAGCGCGAGCACCTCAAGGCCGCCCAGCAGATCGCCGCGTGGCAGGACGTGGCCCGGGCGCTCGCCCACGAGCTGAAGAACCCCCTGACCGCAATGAGGCTGTCGCTCGCGCGTCTGTCCCCGCAGGATGCCGGCACCCTGCCAGACCCGACGCGCCTCGCCGAAGCGGTGGCGCTCCTCCAGGAGGAGGTGGACCTGCTCATGCGCATGACCCAGAGCTTCTCCACCTTCGCGCGCCTGCCCGCCCCCCGCTTCCAGGACGTCGCGCTGCGTCCGCTGCTCGCGGAGGTGTGCGCGCTGTACGAGGGCACTTCGCCGGTCCCCGTGGTGCTGGACCCCGGCGAGGAGGTGTCGCTGCGCGCGGACCCGGATGGACTGCGCCGCCTCTTCGGCAACCTGGTGAAGAACGCCACCGAGGCCTCTCCACCGGACGCCCCACCCGTCCACGTCGCGTTACACGAAGCAGCGGACGGCCGCGTACACGTCACCGTGAGCGACGGAGGCAGCGGCGTCCCGAGCGTGCTGGAGGGCCCTGTCCTCACCCGAGGACTGTTCAGCACCAAGCCCGGCGGCAGCGGGCTGGGCCTGCCCATCGCGCAGAAGATCGCCCACGAGCACGGCGGCACCTTGAGATTGGAGCCGGGCCCCCAGGGGGGAACCCGGGCCCAGGTGGTGCTGCCTTCCGACGCCTCCCAGGTGACCGCATGA
- a CDS encoding serine hydrolase domain-containing protein: MRHSLMPLALAVVFLMGLLVARPVQAQDSLRGRESLRERIDTFVRAEQKRLGVTGLAVGVVSHGRVVLAKGYGFANLEHQVPVGTDTLFQSGSVGKMFTATALMLQVEAGRVSLSDSVTKYFPDAPATWRPITVRHLLTHTSGIKDLEGLLDERKDYSEQEFAEFIYQLPLEFPAGLRWNYSNSGYVLLGILVNRVAGMTYQEVLGRQVFKPAGMKTARGISEAEVIPNRAAGYQLVGGVVKNQSWVSPSLNTTGDGSLYFSLKDMLAWDEAVEKRAVLSRGSWKEMLSPAKLNSGAPWPYGFGWEVLERNGQPLHQHTGAWQGFRTAYARFLGDELSIVVLANMDKSNPTLFVEGIAAIVNPALAVPPLAPIPDTEPQVTAFLTELLEKTRQGAWEASMFAYVPDWYVAEAGPLFQSILQQLGPAGPLVLAKRETKGDDRIYTYLVQFGAATWRYRVGLTTDNRVTLFTLQVN, translated from the coding sequence ATGCGCCATTCCCTGATGCCGCTCGCGTTGGCTGTCGTCTTCTTGATGGGCCTGCTCGTGGCCCGTCCCGTCCAGGCTCAGGACTCGCTCCGAGGGCGCGAGTCACTCCGCGAGCGCATCGACACGTTCGTGCGCGCGGAGCAGAAGCGGTTGGGTGTGACGGGGCTCGCCGTGGGGGTGGTGAGCCACGGCCGGGTGGTGCTGGCGAAGGGGTATGGCTTCGCGAACCTGGAGCATCAGGTCCCGGTGGGGACGGACACGCTCTTCCAGTCAGGTTCGGTGGGGAAGATGTTCACGGCGACAGCGCTGATGCTCCAGGTGGAGGCGGGGCGCGTGTCGTTGTCCGACAGCGTGACGAAGTACTTCCCGGATGCGCCCGCGACGTGGAGGCCCATCACGGTGCGCCACCTGCTGACGCACACGTCTGGCATCAAGGACCTGGAGGGGCTGCTCGACGAGCGCAAGGACTACTCGGAGCAGGAGTTCGCGGAGTTCATCTACCAGCTGCCGCTGGAGTTCCCGGCGGGGCTGCGATGGAACTACAGCAACTCTGGCTACGTGCTGCTGGGCATCCTGGTGAACCGCGTGGCGGGCATGACGTATCAGGAGGTCCTGGGGCGCCAGGTCTTCAAGCCCGCGGGCATGAAGACGGCGCGAGGCATCAGCGAGGCGGAGGTCATCCCGAACCGCGCTGCGGGCTACCAGCTGGTGGGGGGCGTGGTGAAGAACCAGAGCTGGGTGTCGCCGTCGTTGAACACGACGGGGGACGGTTCGCTCTACTTCTCGCTGAAGGACATGCTGGCCTGGGATGAGGCGGTGGAGAAGCGGGCGGTCCTGTCGCGAGGCAGCTGGAAGGAGATGTTGTCACCGGCGAAGCTGAACAGTGGCGCCCCCTGGCCGTACGGCTTCGGGTGGGAGGTGCTGGAGCGCAACGGCCAGCCGCTGCACCAGCACACGGGAGCGTGGCAGGGATTCCGGACGGCCTATGCCCGCTTCCTGGGGGACGAGCTGTCCATCGTGGTGCTGGCGAACATGGACAAGTCGAACCCGACGCTGTTCGTCGAGGGCATCGCGGCCATCGTGAATCCGGCGCTCGCGGTGCCGCCCCTGGCGCCCATTCCGGACACGGAGCCGCAGGTCACGGCATTTCTCACGGAGCTGTTGGAGAAGACGCGGCAGGGCGCCTGGGAGGCGTCGATGTTCGCCTACGTTCCGGACTGGTACGTGGCGGAGGCGGGTCCGCTCTTCCAGTCCATCCTGCAGCAGCTGGGGCCGGCGGGGCCGCTGGTGCTGGCGAAGCGTGAGACGAAAGGCGACGACCGCATCTACACGTACCTGGTGCAGTTCGGCGCCGCGACGTGGCGGTACCGCGTGGGGCTGACCACCGACAACCGGGTGACCCTGTTCACCCTCCAGGTGAACTGA